From Paenibacillus physcomitrellae, the proteins below share one genomic window:
- a CDS encoding helicase-related protein: protein MAKVPARFHGYPLPVPKRIQAPGTDENINRQRLPASLIAELKRSLQRDAQIFLFISRIQQIPRLLALLRDKLPGIRIEGTSSQDGERPAKVTGFRNREIQILITTTILERGVTVPRSDVFILDPTADYLAKRTGAAAFIPLLERSRDTEKQSLKSRSERLKDMKKVFVPQMEAAKQLKYTLAILNSSRGGRPETGRIREQNRNGPADETGPLRLLLVDDIYTTGSTIGACAEQLRTLVSSIGREAEIYSLTWARS from the coding sequence GTGGCTAAAGTTCCGGCAAGATTCCACGGATACCCGCTTCCGGTGCCCAAAAGGATCCAGGCTCCTGGCACAGACGAGAATATTAATCGTCAACGGCTGCCTGCAAGCTTGATTGCAGAGCTGAAGCGTTCGCTGCAGCGGGACGCACAAATTTTCCTGTTCATTTCCCGGATTCAGCAAATTCCCCGGCTGCTTGCACTGCTGCGGGACAAGCTGCCTGGCATTAGGATAGAAGGCACTTCTTCACAGGATGGGGAACGTCCGGCTAAAGTAACGGGATTTCGCAATCGCGAGATCCAGATTTTAATCACGACAACCATTCTGGAGCGCGGCGTGACCGTTCCGCGCAGCGACGTCTTTATTCTGGACCCGACAGCGGACTATTTGGCAAAGAGAACGGGAGCGGCTGCTTTCATCCCTTTGCTGGAGCGCTCCCGTGACACCGAGAAACAAAGCTTGAAATCTCGTTCAGAGCGCCTTAAAGATATGAAGAAGGTATTTGTTCCTCAAATGGAAGCCGCAAAACAGTTGAAATATACGCTAGCCATCCTGAATTCCAGCCGTGGTGGCAGGCCAGAGACCGGACGGATAAGGGAACAGAACAGGAATGGACCGGCCGACGAAACAGGACCGCTTCGCTTGCTGCTGGTTGACGATATTTATACAACAGGCAGCACGATTGGTGCCTGTGCGGAGCAATTGCGAACGCTGGTTTCTTCAATAGGACGGGAGGCCGAAATTTATAGTCTTACCTGGGCCCGTTCCTGA
- a CDS encoding ComF family protein yields the protein MPSIPLLEQLYALLAPSVSICLGCGKQTRRMSDEFPELCPTCAGSIPWIKVPRCPICGRGMGCPDCIRGDWAVERSFVLNRSAVLYDDRMREWLGQYKYRGRETLAPLFGKMMVQAYNRLEQEMRKSWQDPNWRIDAVTCVPVSPSRWLERGFNQAEQLAEAVAKRTGAAFIPLLERSRDTEKQSLKSRSERLKDMKKVFVPGPGAADHLNHLIKGLESCGVSRSNAFQAQKRSSRPKPLRFLLVDDIYTTGSTIGACAAQLQMLTYSVGQKAEIYSLTWARS from the coding sequence ATGCCTTCAATTCCCTTATTAGAACAGCTTTACGCCCTGCTTGCGCCTTCCGTCAGCATCTGCCTGGGCTGCGGCAAGCAAACCCGCCGGATGTCAGATGAATTCCCGGAGCTTTGTCCCACTTGTGCTGGATCTATTCCCTGGATCAAGGTGCCGCGCTGCCCGATTTGCGGAAGGGGCATGGGATGTCCGGACTGTATACGCGGGGATTGGGCCGTGGAACGTTCTTTTGTCTTGAACCGAAGCGCAGTCCTGTACGATGATCGGATGAGAGAGTGGCTTGGGCAGTATAAATATAGAGGACGCGAGACTTTAGCCCCCTTATTCGGCAAAATGATGGTCCAGGCCTACAACCGCTTAGAGCAGGAGATGCGAAAATCCTGGCAGGACCCGAACTGGCGGATTGATGCAGTTACCTGCGTGCCCGTAAGTCCATCCAGATGGCTTGAACGCGGCTTTAATCAGGCTGAGCAGCTGGCGGAGGCAGTGGCGAAGAGAACGGGGGCTGCATTTATCCCTTTGCTGGAGCGTTCCCGTGACACCGAGAAACAAAGCTTGAAATCTCGTTCAGAGCGCCTTAAAGATATGAAGAAGGTGTTTGTACCTGGACCGGGAGCGGCAGATCACTTAAACCATCTAATTAAAGGACTGGAGTCCTGTGGAGTTAGCAGATCAAATGCTTTTCAGGCGCAAAAGAGATCGAGCCGCCCTAAGCCTCTTCGGTTTCTGCTTGTAGACGATATTTACACCACGGGCAGTACCATAGGGGCTTGTGCGGCGCAATTGCAGATGCTGACGTATTCAGTGGGACAGAAGGCCGAAATTTACAGTCTCACCTGGGCCCGTTCCTGA
- a CDS encoding helicase-related protein — protein sequence MKVSLYVARSNGKWSAYISLDLRVDLFWWTGGLPDQGARGNDLADQLILLGKNIPLGQAAAWRDHFVSNPRFDRFGWEDWASLMRAGGNSPTLSGLEKRQTPAAVTSEGYTKRSGRDNLLSCPLGLYNRRAGVHPQWRELCAPELDGAHGYAEPGRMPSAREVKRFAALTAGRSLLQPELRGLLDAQLPELAGSWRTLAQLAQLAGRAALMAAVAPAQAGRRRWFAGLLRGPALPRCRRCGSEVTRTAPCASCGQSSCAYCEACLAMGRSRSCALLLRGSAVSRAAAVCAAPQAPTDLQLDRWGLSPAQREAAAAALRFLAAPRTVPNVASPTGRPDVPSTASAAVVSPAMPPANPYTGPAAGSSAISSAIPSTGSSPAQPTTSPTILTASPSTGSKCAALPSPAPPARRSAVPGNPARFLLWAVTGAGKTEMIFPLLAYVLEAGGRALVATPRRDIVLELAPRLAKVFPEQKMSVLYGGSEDRWSQANLVLATTHQLLRFHKAFDLVIIDELDAFPYHNDPILAYAAEACCKDTGNFIFLSATPPKKLQRDVAAGRCGVAKVPARFHGYPLPVPKRIQFPGTAESIKRKGLPAGLITELKRSLQRDAQIFLFVSRIQQIPPMLALLQSKLPGVRIEGTSSQDGERSAKVMAFRSREIRILITTTILERGVTVPRSDVFILDADSGLFDEASLVQMAGRAGRSKEDPAGRVFLFSSQSTSAQRGAIRQIKQMNRIALSKGYLRAKGI from the coding sequence ATGAAGGTTTCTCTGTATGTAGCGAGGTCAAACGGCAAGTGGAGCGCTTATATCAGCCTGGATTTGCGGGTCGATTTATTTTGGTGGACAGGCGGGCTTCCGGACCAGGGGGCAAGGGGGAATGATCTGGCAGATCAACTTATTTTGCTGGGGAAAAATATCCCGCTGGGCCAGGCCGCCGCCTGGCGCGACCATTTTGTCTCGAACCCTCGTTTCGACCGGTTCGGATGGGAGGATTGGGCCAGCTTGATGCGGGCTGGCGGTAATAGCCCGACATTATCGGGCTTGGAGAAAAGACAGACGCCTGCGGCTGTAACCAGCGAAGGGTACACGAAGCGGAGCGGACGGGACAACCTCTTAAGTTGTCCGCTTGGTTTATACAACCGCAGGGCGGGCGTACACCCGCAGTGGCGGGAGCTGTGTGCCCCGGAGCTGGACGGGGCACACGGGTATGCCGAGCCGGGCCGGATGCCGTCGGCCCGGGAGGTAAAGCGCTTCGCGGCGCTGACCGCGGGGCGCTCACTGCTGCAGCCCGAGCTGCGCGGGCTGCTGGATGCGCAGCTGCCGGAGCTGGCCGGCAGCTGGCGCACTTTAGCGCAGCTCGCCCAGCTTGCCGGGCGAGCTGCGCTTATGGCGGCCGTCGCCCCCGCGCAGGCGGGGCGGCGCCGCTGGTTCGCCGGCCTGCTGCGCGGGCCGGCGCTTCCCCGCTGCCGGCGCTGCGGCAGCGAAGTGACCCGCACGGCGCCATGCGCATCGTGCGGGCAAAGCAGCTGCGCCTACTGCGAGGCCTGCCTCGCTATGGGGCGCAGCCGCTCCTGTGCGCTGCTGCTTCGCGGCAGCGCGGTTTCCCGGGCCGCGGCAGTGTGCGCGGCCCCGCAAGCCCCCACCGATCTCCAGCTCGATCGGTGGGGGCTCAGCCCGGCGCAGCGCGAGGCCGCTGCCGCCGCGCTGCGCTTCCTTGCCGCGCCGCGCACCGTTCCTAACGTCGCGTCGCCAACAGGGCGGCCTGACGTGCCGTCCACCGCGTCCGCCGCTGTCGTATCGCCAGCCATGCCGCCGGCTAATCCGTACACTGGCCCGGCTGCTGGATCGTCTGCAATATCATCGGCCATACCGTCTACCGGCTCATCTCCCGCACAGCCTACAACGTCGCCAACCATACTCACTGCCTCACCCTCCACCGGATCCAAGTGCGCAGCATTACCGTCCCCCGCCCCTCCTGCCCGCCGCTCCGCCGTTCCCGGCAACCCGGCCCGCTTTCTGCTATGGGCCGTGACGGGCGCCGGCAAGACGGAGATGATATTCCCGCTTCTCGCCTATGTGCTGGAAGCCGGAGGACGGGCGCTCGTGGCGACGCCCAGACGCGACATAGTGCTGGAGCTGGCACCCCGGCTGGCGAAGGTTTTTCCAGAGCAGAAGATGAGCGTCCTTTACGGCGGAAGCGAAGACCGGTGGAGCCAGGCCAATCTCGTATTAGCCACCACTCACCAGCTGCTGCGGTTTCACAAAGCTTTTGATCTGGTCATTATTGACGAGTTGGATGCTTTCCCCTATCACAATGATCCCATACTTGCTTATGCCGCCGAGGCTTGCTGTAAGGACACCGGTAACTTTATCTTTCTCTCGGCAACACCGCCTAAGAAGCTCCAGCGGGACGTTGCCGCCGGTCGCTGCGGCGTGGCCAAAGTTCCGGCAAGATTCCACGGGTACCCGCTTCCGGTGCCCAAAAGGATTCAGTTTCCCGGCACAGCCGAAAGTATCAAACGTAAAGGGCTGCCCGCGGGCTTGATCACAGAGCTGAAGCGCTCGCTGCAGCGGGACGCGCAGATTTTCCTGTTCGTATCCCGGATCCAGCAGATTCCCCCAATGCTTGCGTTGCTGCAGAGCAAGCTGCCAGGCGTCAGAATAGAAGGCACTTCTTCGCAGGACGGGGAACGTTCGGCCAAAGTCATGGCGTTTCGCAGCCGTGAAATCCGAATTCTAATCACGACAACCATTTTGGAGCGCGGCGTGACCGTTCCCCGCAGTGACGTCTTTATTCTGGACGCCGACAGCGGACTGTTTGACGAAGCATCACTGGTGCAGATGGCCGGACGAGCCGGGAGGTCCAAGGAGGACCCGGCAGGCAGAGTGTTTTTATTCTCAAGTCAGTCCACTTCGGCCCAGCGCGGGGCGATCAGGCAAATTAAACAGATGAACCGGATTGCGCTAAGTAAAGGTTACCTAAGGGCCAAGGGGATCTAA
- a CDS encoding response regulator, with the protein MEQSNVEENTKIKVLLADDHQLFREGLKRILNMEEEIEVVGECSDGSQVLEACERYHPQIVLMDINMPGTNGVDATEQLREAMPNIKVIILSIHDDESYVFETLRKGATGYLLKDMEAESLINAIRSVAEGHAFIHPKVTGKLIQQLRRMEYLHETGAIAEDGTMREAGVKFVAGDDNPLTRREAEVLRLMAEGRSNKMINEHLFISEKTVKNHVSSILQKMEVDDRTQAVINAIKLGWVTL; encoded by the coding sequence ATGGAGCAGAGCAACGTAGAAGAGAACACGAAGATCAAGGTGCTTTTGGCGGACGATCACCAGTTGTTTCGTGAAGGCCTGAAGCGGATTTTAAATATGGAGGAAGAGATCGAGGTTGTTGGGGAGTGCAGTGACGGGTCGCAGGTGCTCGAAGCCTGCGAGCGTTACCATCCGCAGATCGTGCTGATGGACATCAACATGCCGGGAACGAACGGCGTTGATGCTACAGAGCAGCTGCGAGAAGCGATGCCGAATATCAAGGTCATTATTTTATCGATTCATGATGATGAAAGTTATGTCTTTGAAACGCTGCGCAAAGGCGCAACCGGTTATCTGCTGAAGGATATGGAGGCGGAGTCGCTGATCAACGCGATTCGTTCCGTAGCGGAAGGCCATGCTTTTATCCATCCAAAGGTAACGGGCAAGCTGATTCAGCAGCTCCGCCGGATGGAATATCTGCATGAAACGGGAGCGATTGCCGAAGATGGCACGATGCGCGAAGCAGGCGTTAAATTTGTGGCCGGCGATGACAATCCGCTGACCCGGCGTGAAGCCGAGGTGCTCCGCCTGATGGCCGAGGGACGCAGCAACAAAATGATCAATGAACACTTGTTCATCAGCGAGAAGACGGTCAAGAACCATGTCAGCAGCATTCTGCAGAAGATGGAAGTCGACGACCGCACGCAGGCCGTTATCAATGCAATCAAATTGGGCTGGGTAACGTTGTAA
- a CDS encoding sensor histidine kinase, with amino-acid sequence MDFQTDAIDRVIKNAIDVMQDSKLQMIEILDAAQTELKMLSSELQQVMKETAETIEKVDQLELNYRRSRIRLTEVSRDFVRYKEEDIKQAYEMATQLQLDLLIYREKEMYLKARRDELQKRARNVERSVERAETIGTQMNVVLEYLSGELGQVTRILESAKNRQLIGLKIILAQEEERKRISREIHDGPAQLLANMVLRTEIVERMLVKQDFNMVRDEIIDLKQQVRSSLEEMRKVIFNLRPMALDDLGLVPTLRKYVHDYEEKTKIRTTFETRGKEQRLSSAMEAAIFRLVQEALNNAAKHAYPTFVGVEITYQAQMIKIVVQDNGLGFKVDKLEQKTKEHSHFGLIGMRERVELLDGRMEIESAENQGTKIVIHIPTNVEKRKEQE; translated from the coding sequence GTGGATTTTCAAACCGATGCGATCGACCGTGTCATTAAAAATGCGATAGATGTCATGCAGGACAGCAAGCTGCAGATGATCGAAATCCTTGATGCCGCTCAGACCGAGCTGAAGATGCTGAGCTCTGAGCTTCAGCAGGTCATGAAAGAGACCGCCGAAACGATTGAGAAAGTCGACCAGCTTGAGCTGAATTACCGACGTTCACGAATCCGGCTGACGGAAGTCAGCCGGGATTTTGTGCGTTACAAGGAAGAAGATATCAAGCAGGCCTATGAAATGGCCACGCAGCTGCAGTTGGATCTGCTGATCTACCGGGAGAAAGAGATGTATCTGAAGGCCCGGCGGGACGAACTTCAGAAGCGTGCGCGTAACGTCGAGCGATCCGTGGAACGGGCGGAGACCATCGGCACGCAGATGAATGTGGTGCTGGAGTACCTGTCCGGTGAGCTGGGTCAGGTTACTCGGATTTTGGAGTCGGCCAAGAACAGACAGCTGATCGGGCTGAAGATTATTTTGGCTCAGGAAGAAGAACGCAAGCGGATCTCCAGGGAAATTCACGATGGTCCCGCTCAACTGCTCGCTAATATGGTGCTTAGGACGGAAATTGTCGAAAGAATGCTAGTGAAGCAGGACTTTAACATGGTACGGGACGAAATAATAGATTTGAAGCAGCAGGTGAGATCCAGCCTGGAAGAGATGCGCAAAGTCATCTTTAATCTGCGTCCGATGGCGCTGGACGATTTGGGCCTGGTTCCAACGCTGCGCAAATATGTTCATGACTACGAAGAGAAGACCAAGATCAGAACCACTTTTGAGACGAGAGGCAAGGAGCAGCGGTTATCGTCTGCCATGGAGGCGGCAATCTTCCGTCTCGTGCAGGAGGCTCTTAACAATGCGGCCAAACACGCCTATCCTACTTTTGTCGGTGTCGAAATTACTTATCAAGCGCAGATGATCAAAATTGTGGTACAGGATAATGGGCTTGGCTTTAAAGTGGATAAGCTTGAGCAGAAGACCAAAGAACACTCTCATTTCGGCTTGATAGGCATGCGTGAACGGGTTGAACTGCTCGATGGCAGAATGGAAATTGAGTCGGCAGAGAACCAGGGAACGAAGATTGTGATTCATATCCCGACAAATGTAGAGAAGAGAAAGGAGCAAGAATAG
- a CDS encoding stalk domain-containing protein, whose amino-acid sequence MVEQRGASKHNWGQKSRKWAVLSLAGLIWVQPVLGTTPLWGNSSTIYAASSQAVKLSEDIITSGAKLQKYQYTVTRSGKQVKVLADVVQIDLTNPYVKLDTMTGKNGQVTTRQSVSGMVKETGAVAGVNGDVFNTSGQGVAMGASVSQGTLVTSPNQLQGMYAFYLDQNRVPAIDSFTFEGNVTAADGSSFPLTGINKEAYQTEPDKGYSHVNAMYIYTSAWASTDRPKDSSTTPTEVLVQNGIIQQISPGAAIPGPVPADGYILRAHGTAANYITTHLQVGQPITSNYALRTVAGGKLVNPADLQMLISGHTLLVDQGKASSFTRSTSGVSGSSAVARTAIGYSKDGKFAYLITAEKNDNSSGLTLAELQGFMTSIGVWKGLDLDGGGSTTLVSRPLGETDATLTFTTTNGGTVQRQVANGVGVYTTAPQGTLKGLTVSGTQTLLIGQEATYSLKGYDTYYNPIDTSTISPTWKSSNGNVVWTGSTFKAVQPGTAQLTAVSGQASASTKVTVLGADSLSSLSLGAQSGPLQAGAQVTITPKAKLKTGSTVDVPASALKWEFKGMKASVGGGVLTVNSINPGVKVAYAIARYDGFSSVIAFSAAGSQSWEDFEKLAYSIEFTGSPAQVTGQAQVVSSGDNHGKVLQLSYDMTAGTGSRFAYAQFNGTSGRAIPDGASAMSIDVMGDSSLNWLRAEIDNNGKTTYVDIAKQVDWTGWKNINIDLSPYGLASGAKLKRIYLVNLEDGQDERAMIGSVSLDNIQFTVPSGGDDLYPDAKMTMTVGQKSYFLNGQKKAFDAAPVIKDGTTYVPIRYVVDSFGGSADWIASSKRITVVRGSVLIDLFVGSKEFVLNGGRQTAEVTPLIVNGRTLVPLRLVSERLGIFVNWEQKTKSITLQS is encoded by the coding sequence ATGGTAGAACAACGAGGTGCGTCAAAGCACAACTGGGGACAAAAAAGCAGAAAATGGGCCGTCCTATCCTTGGCCGGATTGATTTGGGTTCAGCCGGTGCTGGGGACAACGCCTTTATGGGGAAATTCATCAACGATTTATGCCGCTAGCAGTCAGGCGGTTAAACTGTCGGAAGATATCATTACGTCAGGTGCTAAACTTCAAAAATATCAATACACCGTCACACGCTCCGGCAAACAGGTGAAGGTGCTGGCCGATGTGGTGCAGATTGATTTAACGAATCCGTACGTGAAGCTGGATACGATGACAGGTAAGAACGGCCAGGTGACGACCCGCCAATCCGTCAGCGGTATGGTGAAGGAGACCGGCGCGGTTGCCGGCGTGAACGGGGATGTGTTTAATACCAGCGGCCAGGGCGTGGCGATGGGGGCATCGGTTTCTCAAGGGACGCTCGTTACCAGTCCAAATCAGCTGCAGGGCATGTATGCTTTCTATCTGGATCAGAACCGGGTGCCGGCGATCGACAGCTTTACGTTTGAAGGGAATGTAACGGCAGCGGACGGATCCAGCTTCCCGCTAACCGGGATCAACAAAGAAGCTTACCAGACCGAACCGGACAAGGGCTACAGCCACGTTAACGCCATGTACATTTATACTAGCGCCTGGGCTTCAACAGACCGGCCGAAGGATTCTTCGACGACTCCGACGGAGGTGCTGGTGCAGAATGGCATCATTCAGCAAATTTCGCCTGGAGCGGCTATTCCGGGACCCGTTCCGGCTGATGGTTATATTTTGCGGGCTCATGGTACGGCGGCTAACTATATCACAACGCATTTGCAGGTCGGCCAGCCGATTACGTCCAATTATGCGCTGCGTACGGTAGCCGGCGGCAAGCTGGTGAATCCGGCGGACCTGCAGATGCTGATCAGCGGCCATACGCTGCTTGTTGATCAGGGCAAGGCTTCTTCCTTTACCCGTTCTACGAGCGGTGTCAGCGGCAGCAGTGCCGTAGCCCGGACAGCCATTGGATATTCCAAAGACGGTAAATTTGCTTATTTGATTACAGCGGAGAAAAATGATAACAGCAGCGGCTTGACCTTAGCCGAGCTGCAAGGCTTTATGACCAGCATCGGCGTATGGAAAGGCCTCGATCTGGACGGCGGCGGTTCTACCACCCTGGTCTCCCGTCCGCTCGGTGAAACGGATGCGACCTTGACGTTTACCACAACGAACGGCGGAACTGTTCAGCGTCAGGTCGCTAACGGCGTTGGGGTCTACACGACCGCTCCGCAAGGCACGCTCAAAGGCCTGACCGTAAGCGGCACTCAAACGCTGCTGATCGGCCAGGAAGCGACTTATTCGCTGAAAGGCTATGACACTTACTACAACCCGATTGATACGTCCACGATCAGCCCAACCTGGAAATCCAGCAACGGTAATGTGGTATGGACCGGAAGTACATTTAAAGCCGTACAGCCGGGAACAGCTCAGCTGACAGCGGTAAGCGGACAAGCTTCGGCCAGCACGAAAGTGACGGTACTGGGCGCAGACAGCCTCAGCAGCTTAAGCCTGGGGGCACAAAGCGGCCCGCTTCAGGCTGGAGCGCAGGTGACCATTACGCCTAAAGCCAAGCTGAAGACAGGCAGCACGGTTGATGTGCCGGCCAGCGCCCTGAAATGGGAGTTCAAAGGCATGAAAGCCAGTGTTGGCGGAGGCGTGTTAACGGTCAACTCGATCAACCCTGGCGTCAAGGTTGCTTACGCGATTGCCCGTTATGACGGGTTCAGCTCGGTCATTGCATTCAGCGCAGCCGGCAGCCAGTCGTGGGAAGACTTTGAGAAACTGGCCTACAGCATTGAATTCACAGGCAGTCCTGCACAGGTAACGGGCCAAGCGCAGGTAGTCAGCAGCGGGGACAATCACGGCAAAGTGCTGCAGCTGAGCTATGACATGACAGCAGGCACCGGCAGCCGGTTCGCATATGCCCAGTTTAACGGAACCAGCGGACGCGCTATTCCAGATGGAGCATCGGCGATGTCGATTGACGTGATGGGTGACTCCAGTCTGAACTGGCTGCGGGCCGAAATCGATAATAATGGAAAAACAACCTACGTAGATATCGCCAAACAGGTCGATTGGACCGGCTGGAAGAACATCAATATTGATCTGAGTCCTTATGGACTCGCCTCCGGTGCAAAGCTGAAGCGGATCTACCTCGTGAATCTGGAGGATGGCCAGGATGAACGGGCCATGATCGGCAGTGTGTCGCTCGATAATATCCAGTTCACGGTGCCTTCCGGCGGAGATGACCTATATCCGGACGCTAAAATGACCATGACCGTTGGGCAGAAATCTTATTTCCTTAACGGACAGAAGAAAGCCTTCGATGCAGCTCCGGTCATCAAGGACGGAACCACTTATGTGCCAATCCGCTATGTGGTTGATTCCTTTGGAGGATCTGCTGACTGGATTGCGTCCAGCAAACGGATTACCGTTGTCCGCGGCAGTGTGCTGATTGATTTGTTCGTAGGCAGCAAAGAATTCGTTCTGAACGGCGGACGCCAAACGGCTGAAGTCACACCTTTGATCGTCAATGGCAGGACTTTAGTCCCTCTTAGACTGGTGTCTGAACGTCTAGGAATCTTTGTAAATTGGGAACAAAAAACGAAGTCCATCACCCTGCAATCATGA